The Pseudodesulfovibrio sp. S3 genome window below encodes:
- a CDS encoding AAA family ATPase — protein sequence MARRIVVANQKGGVGKTTTSVNLSAALAVMEKKVLLVDCDPQGNASSGLGFYPADKRENIYTVLFEPKNVHKAILSTGIPFLDILPGTQDLVGAEIELVDKFGREYYLRDLIDQVDAEYDFILIDCPPSLGLLTVNALCAATELLVPLQCEYYALEGIAQLLMTYELVRKRLNTDLDILGVVLTMYDSRNRLSWQVKNEVRKAFPQHLFDTIIPRNVRLSEAPSFGKPVINYDIKSKGAEAYLALAQEVAKSTTARG from the coding sequence GTGGCAAGAAGAATCGTTGTAGCGAATCAAAAGGGCGGGGTCGGCAAGACGACGACTTCGGTCAACTTGTCGGCCGCATTGGCCGTAATGGAAAAAAAGGTGCTCCTGGTGGATTGCGACCCCCAGGGAAATGCCTCCAGCGGGTTGGGTTTCTACCCTGCCGACAAGAGGGAGAACATCTATACGGTCCTGTTTGAGCCCAAGAATGTCCACAAGGCGATCCTCTCAACGGGGATTCCCTTCCTGGATATTCTGCCCGGAACACAAGATCTGGTCGGGGCTGAAATCGAATTGGTGGATAAGTTCGGGCGGGAATACTATCTGCGCGATCTGATTGATCAAGTGGATGCCGAATACGACTTTATCCTCATCGACTGCCCGCCTTCCCTGGGCCTGCTCACGGTCAACGCACTGTGTGCGGCCACAGAGTTGTTGGTGCCGCTTCAGTGCGAGTATTACGCATTGGAGGGCATTGCGCAGCTCTTGATGACCTACGAACTGGTCCGCAAGCGCCTCAACACGGACTTGGATATCCTTGGCGTGGTCCTGACGATGTATGATTCCAGAAACCGGCTGTCCTGGCAGGTGAAGAATGAAGTTCGCAAAGCCTTCCCGCAGCACCTGTTCGACACGATCATTCCGCGGAATGTCCGTCTTTCGGAGGCTCCGAGCTTTGGTAAGCCGGTGATCAACTATGATATCAAATCAAAGGGTGCGGAGGCCTATCTCGCCCTGGCGCAGGAAGTGGCAAAAAGCACTACTGCCAGGGGCTGA
- a CDS encoding helix-turn-helix domain-containing protein, whose product MDNSDVPKPPTLLTVREVANFLRVHQRTAYRLITGGSIQAIKIGSQWRVPEKALIEFIETGWKDCVSTERKQPASDQFKLPFD is encoded by the coding sequence ATGGATAACTCAGATGTACCCAAGCCACCGACTCTGCTCACCGTGCGGGAAGTTGCGAACTTTCTACGGGTACACCAACGAACGGCTTACAGGCTGATCACAGGCGGGAGTATTCAGGCAATCAAGATCGGGAGCCAATGGAGAGTCCCCGAGAAGGCCCTGATTGAATTCATAGAGACTGGATGGAAGGATTGCGTATCCACTGAAAGGAAACAACCTGCATCCGATCAATTCAAACTTCCTTTTGATTAA
- a CDS encoding ATP-dependent 6-phosphofructokinase: protein MPNIDFDTKISSLGPAKIKTPLEKTRHIDESVPVTLMLTSEELTELDDKILQKDFEKAGPREKIYFDPSKTRCAIVTCGGICPGINDVIRAIVMEAFYHYGIRKVLGITNGLRGFIPKYGYDVQELTPHGVSHIHQFGGTILSSSRGLQDPEEIVDSLERLNVNILFVIGGDGAMRAAKSIVNEVSRRKRKIAIIGIPKTIDNDINFVTRSFGFDTAVEKAAEVIQCAHVEATGVDRGVGLVKFMGREAGFIAAQATLALQEVNFLLVPEQKFALDGEGGLIHAVERRLNERKHALIVCAEGAGQDLLGGKLERDPSGNPKLGDICGLIVDRLKAHFTEKDLEMNMKFFDPSYLIRSVPANAGDRVYCGFLGQNAMHAAMAGKTGMVVTRLKSSMVHLPLDLVAVKRRSININSDWWCAVMESTGQMDYLK, encoded by the coding sequence ATGCCTAATATAGATTTCGATACAAAAATCTCCAGCCTCGGTCCGGCAAAGATCAAAACGCCTCTGGAAAAGACCAGGCACATTGATGAGTCTGTGCCGGTAACCCTGATGCTTACCTCGGAGGAGTTGACCGAACTCGATGACAAAATTCTTCAAAAGGATTTTGAAAAAGCAGGCCCTCGCGAGAAAATCTACTTCGATCCTTCCAAGACACGATGTGCCATTGTCACATGCGGCGGTATCTGTCCCGGCATCAATGACGTCATCCGTGCCATCGTCATGGAGGCCTTCTATCACTATGGTATCCGAAAGGTGCTCGGAATAACCAACGGGTTACGGGGCTTCATTCCTAAATATGGCTATGATGTCCAGGAACTTACTCCCCATGGAGTTTCTCATATCCATCAGTTCGGAGGCACCATTCTTTCTTCTTCCCGCGGCCTGCAAGACCCCGAAGAAATTGTCGATTCACTTGAAAGGCTGAATGTGAATATTCTCTTCGTCATCGGGGGAGACGGTGCCATGCGGGCCGCCAAGTCCATTGTCAACGAAGTGTCCAGACGCAAACGGAAGATAGCCATTATCGGTATCCCCAAAACCATTGACAACGATATCAATTTTGTCACCCGCTCCTTCGGATTCGATACGGCCGTGGAAAAGGCTGCGGAAGTCATCCAATGCGCGCATGTCGAAGCCACGGGTGTGGATCGAGGCGTCGGCCTGGTCAAGTTCATGGGGCGTGAAGCCGGGTTCATCGCCGCCCAGGCTACCCTGGCCCTTCAGGAGGTCAACTTCTTGCTGGTCCCTGAACAGAAATTTGCTCTGGATGGGGAAGGAGGACTGATCCATGCCGTGGAAAGGCGGCTCAACGAACGGAAACACGCACTCATCGTGTGTGCCGAAGGCGCTGGCCAGGATCTCCTTGGAGGTAAACTGGAGCGGGATCCCTCCGGTAACCCGAAGCTTGGCGATATCTGCGGCCTGATTGTTGATCGGCTCAAGGCGCATTTTACTGAAAAAGATCTTGAAATGAATATGAAATTCTTTGATCCCAGCTATTTGATACGATCAGTGCCGGCCAATGCCGGAGACCGGGTCTATTGCGGCTTCCTCGGTCAGAATGCAATGCACGCGGCCATGGCAGGAAAAACCGGCATGGTCGTTACCCGGCTGAAGTCGAGCATGGTCCACCTGCCATTGGACCTGGTTGCGGTGAAACGGCGCAGTATCAATATAAATTCAGATTGGTGGTGTGCTGTCATGGAGTCAACTGGGCAAATGGATTATCTCAAATGA
- the rfaE1 gene encoding D-glycero-beta-D-manno-heptose-7-phosphate kinase has product MSHDLILTAITALKGHKVMIIGDLMLDHYLMGEVERISPEAPVPVVRVEKESFLLGGAGNVARNIAALGGEPILIGTVGTDRNGGVLETLCQEAGLTTRLVRSADRPTTVKTRIIAHNQQVVRVDQELAEPLVSAELDQLFQGLETMLSDYPVIILSDYGKGLISQEFMDRLMPMVKASLTPPLVLVDPKTVNYDLYQGVDLLTPNTKEASEGAGLPVRSDRESVILAGRALFNRLNCKNLLITLGPDGMALFEGESSVRHIPTFAQKVFDVTGAGDTVIATAALALSAGLDLLMACTLANYAAGVVVGQVGAASASPDDLVETVTELPEPEVSRW; this is encoded by the coding sequence ATGTCACATGATTTGATTCTCACTGCGATCACAGCCCTGAAAGGGCATAAGGTCATGATCATTGGCGATCTTATGCTTGACCACTACCTTATGGGCGAGGTTGAACGTATTTCTCCAGAGGCTCCGGTTCCGGTGGTCCGCGTGGAAAAAGAGTCCTTCCTTCTGGGCGGCGCAGGTAATGTGGCCCGCAACATAGCGGCCCTGGGCGGAGAACCGATCCTCATCGGGACCGTGGGGACCGACAGAAACGGCGGCGTGCTGGAAACTCTTTGCCAGGAGGCGGGGTTGACCACCCGGCTCGTCCGCAGTGCCGACCGCCCTACTACAGTTAAAACCCGGATTATCGCGCACAACCAGCAGGTCGTGCGTGTTGACCAGGAATTGGCGGAGCCGCTCGTCTCCGCTGAACTGGACCAACTGTTCCAGGGCCTGGAAACCATGCTGAGCGACTACCCGGTCATCATCCTGTCCGACTATGGCAAAGGGTTGATTTCACAAGAATTCATGGATCGTCTTATGCCGATGGTCAAAGCGTCCCTCACTCCTCCCCTGGTTTTGGTGGACCCGAAAACCGTCAATTATGACCTCTATCAGGGGGTGGACCTGCTTACCCCAAACACCAAAGAGGCAAGCGAGGGTGCCGGCTTGCCTGTGCGGTCGGACAGGGAATCCGTCATTCTTGCCGGACGGGCGCTCTTCAACAGGTTGAACTGCAAGAATCTGCTGATCACGCTGGGTCCGGACGGAATGGCCCTTTTCGAAGGCGAATCCTCGGTCAGGCACATCCCGACTTTTGCCCAAAAGGTTTTTGACGTTACCGGTGCCGGAGATACCGTGATCGCCACTGCGGCACTGGCGCTGTCTGCCGGTCTGGACCTGTTGATGGCTTGTACCCTTGCCAACTATGCAGCCGGTGTGGTTGTCGGCCAGGTTGGGGCGGCATCCGCCAGCCCTGATGATCTGGTGGAAACAGTTACCGAGCTTCCTGAACCCGAAGTGTCTCGATGGTAG
- a CDS encoding DUF3431 domain-containing protein gives MPDNVKVIIARYQEDVSWADALGYDYVVYDKGGNQDITACFLPNIGREAHTYFTHMVREYDRLNPMNVFLQGDPFDHIDDQGRASVETLRLQLEDVADRMVPFKGLAWFKLKCDALGRPHDLHKPENQGRWAGWGRDIPVGEIFTRLFNTPMPAQIISRAPTGNFCVTGERIRTRPKRFYEFCLKLIEADPQDERNTGHAFERLWQHVFNGNTDWNQDSYE, from the coding sequence ATGCCTGATAATGTCAAGGTGATCATAGCCAGGTACCAAGAGGACGTGTCCTGGGCGGATGCGTTGGGATATGATTACGTTGTGTACGACAAGGGTGGTAATCAAGATATAACTGCCTGTTTTTTGCCGAATATTGGCAGGGAAGCTCATACCTATTTCACCCACATGGTCAGGGAGTATGATCGACTGAATCCCATGAACGTTTTTTTGCAGGGAGACCCTTTTGATCATATTGATGATCAGGGCCGGGCTTCTGTGGAAACCTTGCGGTTACAACTTGAAGATGTTGCGGATCGCATGGTTCCCTTCAAGGGTTTGGCCTGGTTCAAGCTCAAGTGTGATGCCTTGGGTCGCCCTCATGACCTGCATAAACCGGAAAACCAGGGCCGATGGGCCGGATGGGGACGAGATATCCCGGTGGGCGAGATTTTTACGCGACTTTTCAATACGCCGATGCCTGCTCAGATCATCAGCAGGGCGCCAACGGGCAACTTTTGTGTAACGGGTGAGCGGATTCGGACGCGGCCAAAGCGGTTCTATGAATTCTGTCTGAAGCTCATAGAGGCCGATCCGCAGGATGAGCGCAATACCGGACATGCCTTCGAACGCCTTTGGCAACATGTTTTCAATGGCAATACGGACTGGAATCAGGATAGTTATGAATGA
- a CDS encoding ParB/RepB/Spo0J family partition protein, producing the protein MTSSNRGLGRGLDALLGGVRQDEKVTSDAAEVRMIPVGAIVPNPHQPRREFSEEGLNDLAASIRTRGVLQPVLVRPLGGDKYELVAGERRLRASKKAELTEIPTLVREMTDQESLAIALIENLQREDLNAIEEALGYQQLQQEFGLSQEELARQVGKSRSAVANSLRLLNLPEVVQTDIQQNTLSAGHGRAIMSIKDAEAQEQLHRRIAENGLTVRQAEAQATFYKQNGRLPGADEIGVPSGSGSVKTPSKPLEPRLLDLQAALSDLLNLKVKIVGSMEKGKLTVAYGVEEDLRSVAGKLGVEFE; encoded by the coding sequence ATGACATCAAGTAATAGGGGTTTGGGCAGAGGTCTTGATGCGCTGCTCGGAGGCGTGCGCCAGGATGAAAAGGTGACCTCTGACGCAGCCGAGGTGCGCATGATACCCGTGGGTGCCATAGTGCCCAATCCGCATCAGCCCCGCCGTGAGTTTTCCGAGGAAGGACTGAATGATCTGGCCGCATCCATACGCACTCGGGGCGTACTGCAACCGGTTCTTGTCCGCCCTCTTGGCGGTGACAAGTATGAATTGGTGGCGGGAGAGCGTCGGTTGCGGGCTTCCAAGAAGGCTGAGCTGACTGAAATTCCCACCCTGGTTCGCGAGATGACCGACCAGGAAAGCCTGGCCATTGCTCTGATAGAAAACCTGCAACGCGAGGACCTGAATGCCATAGAAGAGGCTCTGGGCTACCAGCAGTTGCAGCAGGAATTCGGTTTAAGCCAGGAAGAGTTGGCAAGGCAGGTTGGTAAGAGCCGATCCGCCGTGGCAAACTCCCTGCGCCTCCTCAATCTGCCCGAAGTCGTGCAAACGGATATCCAGCAAAACACCCTTTCCGCTGGCCATGGACGGGCCATTATGTCCATCAAGGATGCCGAAGCACAGGAACAACTCCACAGACGCATTGCCGAAAACGGCCTTACGGTTCGTCAGGCTGAAGCCCAGGCAACGTTCTACAAGCAGAACGGCCGTCTGCCCGGTGCCGACGAAATAGGCGTTCCATCCGGTTCGGGGAGTGTCAAGACCCCATCCAAGCCCCTGGAGCCGCGTTTGCTTGATCTCCAGGCCGCGCTTTCCGACCTGCTGAACCTTAAGGTTAAAATCGTCGGTTCAATGGAAAAAGGCAAGTTGACAGTAGCTTATGGCGTTGAAGAAGATTTGCGGTCGGTTGCTGGAAAGCTTGGAGTCGAGTTTGAGTAA
- a CDS encoding LarC family nickel insertion protein: MKTLYLDCSTGVSGDMLLASLAHALEEWKGVGKGFAFLEQELDRLGLIGFELHWSEKQVAGIRTNHVDVVQTQDQPLRHYSDIRKIIEESGIDGHAAQRSMQALRLLGEAEAKVHGVDLEQVHFHEIGAVDTIVDICGTMVLLEALGIGKVIVSPVDLGSGFVDCAHGRMPVPAPACAELAQGLITFGSDCAMERATPTGLTILRTIADGFGSMPLGSILSVGYGSGGRSSDAQPTSVRAFVLESVEVDKPVRNHKHA; encoded by the coding sequence ATGAAAACATTGTACCTCGATTGTTCTACTGGTGTAAGCGGTGATATGCTCCTCGCTTCTCTGGCCCATGCGCTGGAGGAATGGAAGGGGGTGGGCAAGGGGTTTGCCTTTCTCGAACAGGAATTGGACCGTCTGGGTCTCATTGGTTTCGAGCTGCATTGGTCCGAGAAACAGGTTGCAGGTATCAGGACCAACCATGTCGATGTGGTTCAAACGCAGGACCAGCCTTTGAGACACTATTCAGACATACGCAAAATCATAGAAGAAAGCGGCATTGATGGACACGCTGCCCAGCGATCAATGCAAGCCTTGCGCCTATTGGGGGAAGCCGAAGCCAAGGTGCATGGCGTGGACCTGGAGCAGGTACATTTCCATGAGATCGGCGCTGTGGACACTATTGTGGATATTTGCGGAACAATGGTGCTTTTGGAGGCGTTGGGTATAGGAAAGGTAATTGTCTCCCCGGTTGATCTCGGTTCGGGGTTCGTGGACTGCGCCCACGGAAGAATGCCCGTACCTGCGCCGGCTTGTGCGGAACTGGCACAGGGGTTGATTACCTTTGGCTCCGACTGCGCCATGGAGCGGGCAACCCCTACCGGCCTGACTATCTTGCGGACTATTGCGGATGGCTTCGGTTCCATGCCTTTGGGCTCCATACTATCGGTCGGCTATGGATCGGGCGGAAGATCCTCGGATGCGCAGCCGACATCTGTACGGGCATTTGTTTTGGAGTCGGTTGAAGTTGACAAGCCGGTACGGAACCACAAACATGCCTGA
- the larE gene encoding ATP-dependent sacrificial sulfur transferase LarE, whose product MGFESLVSNIRKKAEANDRVLVALSGGVDSGLVAAAAFEAAGARTIAATVASEMTTVLDRARAIEVAAHLGVQHRLIEAAVLADPKISENSEKRCYYCKRHIFQRMQAEFGTDCLVLDGTNADDDQNRPGLQAAKEFQVYSPLYEVGFNKAQVRNVARDRGLPCWDTPSESCLATRISTGTPLTLVGLSQVEAMESLLHQLGIPIVRVRHDNLVATVEYSSQYSEIIEVSRDNVVALSVRIGFRSCLFKELSQ is encoded by the coding sequence ATGGGCTTTGAATCACTCGTCTCTAATATCCGCAAAAAGGCAGAAGCAAACGATCGCGTCTTGGTTGCCTTGTCTGGTGGCGTTGACAGTGGACTGGTGGCGGCTGCCGCATTTGAAGCTGCGGGGGCGCGCACCATAGCAGCTACTGTCGCGAGTGAGATGACCACTGTGCTTGACCGTGCCCGCGCGATTGAGGTGGCTGCGCATTTAGGCGTGCAACACCGGTTGATTGAGGCAGCGGTATTGGCCGATCCAAAGATAAGTGAAAACTCGGAGAAGCGTTGCTATTACTGCAAACGGCATATCTTCCAGAGGATGCAGGCCGAATTCGGAACGGATTGCCTGGTCTTGGATGGAACCAATGCTGACGATGATCAGAACCGACCGGGATTGCAGGCAGCAAAGGAATTCCAAGTTTATTCGCCACTTTATGAGGTGGGATTCAATAAGGCCCAAGTCCGGAATGTGGCACGGGACAGAGGCTTGCCCTGCTGGGACACCCCTTCTGAAAGCTGTCTCGCCACACGTATTTCTACCGGCACTCCGTTGACCCTTGTCGGTCTCAGTCAGGTTGAGGCCATGGAATCCCTCCTTCACCAGCTTGGGATACCAATCGTCCGAGTCCGGCATGACAATCTGGTGGCAACGGTGGAGTATTCTTCACAGTATTCTGAAATAATTGAAGTAAGCCGTGATAATGTCGTGGCGTTAAGTGTCAGGATCGGGTTTCGATCATGCCTTTTCAAGGAGTTGAGCCAATGA
- a CDS encoding NAD-dependent epimerase, whose product MKVLVTGAAGFIGFNLSKRLIDEGVEVVGLDNLNDYYDVNLKKARLKILEESPVFKHVNISLQDDQPMSDLFAQEKFTHVVNLAAQAGVRYSIENPKSYIDSNVVGFLNILEGCRHNKVEHLVYASSSSVYGMNTNMPLNPHEGVDHPMSLYAATKKANEMMAHSYSNLYDLPTTGLRFFTVYGPWGRPDMALFLFTKNILEEKPIDVFNYGKMRRDFTYIDDIVEGVVRVLRNTATPNEQWDGNNPDPCTSSVPYRVYNIGNNSVVELSRYIEVIEEVVGKKAIYNYMPMQDGDVPATEADVSDLVRDVGFKPNTTIEVGIRKFVEWYREYYSK is encoded by the coding sequence ATGAAAGTACTTGTTACCGGCGCAGCCGGGTTTATTGGTTTCAATCTCTCTAAGCGTCTCATTGATGAAGGGGTTGAAGTTGTCGGCCTGGACAATCTCAACGACTATTATGACGTGAACTTGAAAAAAGCGCGCCTCAAGATTCTGGAGGAAAGCCCCGTATTCAAGCATGTGAACATCAGTCTTCAGGATGATCAGCCCATGAGCGATCTTTTTGCTCAGGAAAAGTTCACCCATGTCGTCAACTTGGCTGCTCAGGCTGGAGTTCGTTATTCCATTGAGAACCCCAAGTCTTACATTGATTCCAATGTCGTTGGGTTTTTGAATATTTTGGAAGGATGCCGGCACAACAAGGTGGAGCATCTGGTCTATGCGTCAAGCAGTTCCGTCTATGGCATGAACACCAATATGCCGCTCAACCCCCATGAAGGGGTTGATCATCCCATGAGCTTGTACGCCGCCACCAAAAAGGCCAACGAGATGATGGCGCATTCCTATTCAAACCTCTACGACCTACCCACCACGGGGTTGAGGTTCTTCACCGTGTACGGTCCCTGGGGCCGTCCGGACATGGCCCTGTTCCTTTTCACCAAGAACATCTTGGAAGAGAAGCCCATCGATGTCTTTAATTACGGCAAAATGCGTCGCGACTTTACCTATATCGATGATATCGTGGAAGGCGTTGTCCGCGTCCTGAGAAACACGGCAACCCCCAACGAGCAATGGGATGGGAACAACCCCGACCCCTGCACGAGCTCGGTCCCCTACCGCGTGTACAACATCGGCAACAACTCCGTTGTTGAGCTGTCCAGGTACATTGAGGTAATTGAAGAGGTGGTCGGCAAAAAAGCGATATACAACTATATGCCTATGCAGGACGGCGATGTCCCTGCGACCGAAGCCGATGTTTCGGATCTGGTCAGAGACGTTGGATTCAAGCCGAATACGACCATCGAGGTAGGCATACGCAAGTTTGTTGAATGGTATCGTGAGTACTACAGCAAGTAG
- a CDS encoding MATE family efflux transporter gives MNIMKRWHNKGGYREALVIGLPLIVSMISMTVMTFTDRIFLGNYSMEALAASVPANIAAFLFLSFFMGMAEYTGVFIAQYTGSCQHQKVGMALWQGLWFCLPSGLFLASLWFLAEPLFALGGHPAVVQSLEIQYFRILTLGSGVFLVGLCMSSFFSGRGLTKTVMVVSVASIFINIPMDYCLINGVGPFPEMGIVGAGIATVIGFTLPVVCYSLLIFTKKNEITYSVRTAWKLERESLMRYLRFGLPGGVEFFLDIFAISFFVFMVGRFGPVELASTNAVFSIYNLAFLPTIGLHIAASIMVGQAMGDRNPALAEYSTKSVLHLALAYMCFMAVVFILIPELLLNLFRARGEAGIAFTPVLEMGVVLMRYAALFTVIDALVIVYIGGLKGAGDTRYPMIVMGSASLACMVFPLLALNALEVRSIHGPWLCLLFYVLVLAIAFRSRFRKGAWKSIEVIEHDVHREKR, from the coding sequence ATGAATATAATGAAGCGTTGGCATAATAAGGGTGGGTATAGAGAAGCCCTTGTCATTGGTTTGCCTCTGATCGTCAGCATGATTTCCATGACGGTCATGACTTTTACTGATCGTATCTTCCTTGGCAACTATTCCATGGAGGCTTTGGCGGCATCGGTTCCTGCCAATATCGCCGCTTTTCTGTTCCTTTCATTCTTCATGGGGATGGCAGAATACACAGGGGTCTTTATTGCGCAATATACGGGCTCCTGCCAGCACCAGAAGGTGGGCATGGCCTTGTGGCAGGGGTTGTGGTTTTGTTTGCCTTCAGGGTTGTTTCTTGCCTCCTTGTGGTTCCTGGCTGAACCTCTGTTTGCCCTGGGAGGGCACCCTGCGGTGGTCCAGTCGCTGGAAATCCAATATTTTCGTATATTGACGCTTGGGAGCGGCGTGTTCCTGGTGGGCCTGTGCATGTCGTCTTTCTTTTCTGGGCGCGGGTTGACCAAAACGGTCATGGTGGTCAGTGTCGCGTCAATTTTTATCAATATTCCGATGGATTATTGTCTGATTAACGGGGTGGGGCCCTTCCCCGAGATGGGTATTGTCGGCGCTGGAATCGCTACGGTAATAGGCTTCACCCTTCCTGTGGTGTGTTACAGTCTGCTCATCTTTACCAAGAAAAACGAGATAACATACAGTGTACGGACTGCCTGGAAACTGGAGCGCGAATCATTGATGCGATATTTGCGTTTCGGATTGCCGGGCGGCGTGGAGTTTTTCCTGGATATCTTTGCTATATCGTTTTTCGTCTTCATGGTCGGTCGTTTCGGTCCGGTGGAGCTGGCTTCCACCAATGCTGTTTTCTCCATATATAATCTGGCATTTTTGCCGACCATCGGGCTACATATCGCGGCCAGTATCATGGTCGGCCAGGCTATGGGAGACCGCAACCCCGCATTGGCGGAGTATTCCACCAAGTCAGTCCTGCACCTCGCATTGGCCTACATGTGCTTCATGGCGGTTGTCTTCATTCTCATACCGGAGCTTCTTCTCAATTTGTTTCGGGCTCGGGGCGAGGCCGGCATCGCATTCACTCCGGTTCTTGAGATGGGTGTGGTTCTGATGCGTTATGCAGCGCTGTTCACAGTGATAGACGCCCTGGTTATAGTGTATATCGGTGGTCTCAAGGGTGCCGGTGACACGCGGTATCCAATGATCGTCATGGGCTCTGCCTCCTTGGCCTGTATGGTCTTTCCTCTACTGGCGCTGAACGCTTTGGAGGTCAGAAGCATTCATGGCCCGTGGCTCTGCCTGCTCTTTTACGTCCTGGTCCTGGCAATCGCCTTTCGGAGCAGGTTCCGTAAGGGGGCGTGGAAATCAATTGAAGTCATAGAACACGACGTTCACCGGGAAAAACGTTGA
- a CDS encoding MarR family transcriptional regulator: MSNNPEHLFYFSLSRFTRLYTKGLSKRLEPHGIKPGYLEILFQLWQQDNVTQKELLAMLDIEQATLSNTLKRMERDGFLLSTRKPGDRRLTQLQLTDSGRAIQKVVSASIDDLQATVNSGLTINDRKYFRRILHQMTEQVASDLEEGCLILFDEVSD, encoded by the coding sequence TTGAGCAACAACCCGGAACATCTCTTTTATTTTTCCCTCTCCAGATTTACACGCCTCTACACCAAAGGCCTGTCAAAACGACTGGAGCCCCACGGAATAAAACCCGGCTATCTGGAGATTCTGTTCCAGCTTTGGCAACAGGACAACGTGACCCAAAAAGAGCTCCTTGCCATGCTCGACATTGAACAGGCCACTTTGTCCAACACTCTAAAACGGATGGAACGCGACGGCTTCTTGCTTTCTACCAGAAAACCGGGCGACCGCAGGTTGACGCAACTTCAACTGACGGATTCGGGGCGAGCCATCCAGAAGGTCGTCTCGGCTTCCATCGATGACCTGCAAGCTACGGTAAACTCCGGACTGACAATCAATGATCGAAAATATTTTCGGCGAATACTCCATCAAATGACCGAACAAGTGGCTTCCGATCTCGAAGAAGGGTGCCTTATCCTGTTTGATGAAGTCTCTGACTGA
- the larB gene encoding nickel pincer cofactor biosynthesis protein LarB yields the protein MSLDQLMDDFEAGRISRDDFKKGVLERSFIEAGCAKIDHHRELRTGGPEVVYCQGKTPQQVASIFAHMAKHSGRVLGTRADTAHFQAVNAVVKVLFDAESRLLVVGEPAADPIGKIVVVSAGTSDQSVAEEAAGTAEFLGSRVERHYDCGVAGIHRLFSVMDEMNDASVIIAVAGMEGALPSVIGGMARPPIVAVPTSVGYGANFQGLSALLAMMNSCAPGVGVVNIDNGFGAGFLAHKINVLAVSRHS from the coding sequence ATGAGTCTCGATCAATTGATGGACGATTTCGAGGCAGGCAGGATATCTCGGGATGACTTCAAGAAAGGGGTGCTGGAACGGTCCTTTATTGAAGCTGGTTGTGCCAAGATAGACCATCACCGCGAGTTGCGCACCGGCGGACCTGAAGTTGTTTACTGCCAGGGGAAAACTCCGCAGCAGGTAGCATCCATCTTTGCGCATATGGCGAAGCACAGCGGCAGGGTCTTGGGCACGCGGGCGGATACGGCGCATTTCCAGGCGGTCAACGCTGTTGTGAAGGTCTTGTTCGATGCCGAATCCCGTTTGTTGGTCGTGGGTGAACCTGCGGCAGACCCGATCGGAAAGATCGTTGTGGTGTCGGCCGGGACTTCCGATCAATCCGTGGCCGAGGAAGCCGCTGGAACTGCTGAGTTCCTGGGGAGCCGGGTTGAACGGCATTATGACTGCGGAGTGGCCGGTATCCATAGATTGTTCTCGGTCATGGACGAGATGAACGATGCGTCCGTGATTATTGCCGTGGCCGGAATGGAAGGCGCCCTTCCCTCGGTTATCGGGGGGATGGCCAGGCCGCCGATTGTGGCGGTGCCGACCAGCGTGGGCTATGGTGCCAATTTTCAGGGACTGTCTGCCCTGCTCGCCATGATGAACTCCTGCGCGCCGGGCGTGGGTGTGGTCAACATCGACAATGGCTTTGGGGCGGGTTTTTTAGCGCATAAAATCAATGTGTTGGCTGTAAGCCGGCACTCATAG